A region of the Gallaecimonas mangrovi genome:
GCTGGTGCGTGAGGCATCACTCGAGCTGGTCGGTGAATAACAATGAATTTCTCGAAGGGAAATGATGTGATGAATGCTTGCAAATCCCCTAGAACCCCGGCGCACTCGGTATGGAGTCGGGCAAAAAAAATGGCACTGGGCCTACTGTGGCTGCTACCGATGGCACAGCTGCAAGCAGCGTCTTTGGTGGACGTGCGGGAAAATACACTCGGTAAACAAGGCATTGAGCTCGAGTTTGTGATGGACGGTGATTTTATCGAGCCCCGTACACGTATTTCCTATAACCCTGCTGAACTCTACATCGATTTTCGGGGCGTTAGTTCCAAACTGGCTTTGGCCGACATTGTGGTGGACGCGGGTGGCTTGGACAGTATTACCACCACACCCATCAATGACGGTGTGCGTGCTGTGTTACATCTTAAAAAACTGACCGCATACCAAACGAAAAGGGTGGATAACCGTTACATCGTCTCGCTGGGGCAAGCCATTACCAGCGCTAATGAAAGCGAAGTAGCCAACCAGCAAATCAACGCCATTAAGGCCATAGACTTTCGCCGTGGCAAAGACGGCGAAGGGCGGATGTTGGTATTCATGAAGAACGCATCAGCCGCCGTTGATGTGCAGCAGCAAGGCCCCCGCATTGTGGCGGAGTTTCTTAATACCGCCATTCCTGAAAAGCTGCTCTATCAACTTGATGTCACTGATTTTGCAACCCCGGTACAAAGCATCGAGACCTTCAAAGACGGTGACAAAACGCGCATTGTGATTAAGCCTACTGGCCATTTCACCTTTAAATATCAGCAGTCAAATAACCTTTTTTCGCTAGAAGTGTTACCGAAAAAAGAGCCAGCCAAAGACAAGCAACGGGTTGCCTATGACGGTAAGCGTATTTCACTGAATTTCCAGGATATTCCAGTGCGCACCGTGCTGCAGATCATCGCTGACTACAACAACTTCAACTTGGTGACCTCCGATACGGTGAAGGGCAACATAACGTTGCGCTTGGACGGTGTTCCTTGGGATCAGGCGCTGGATATCGTGCTGAAAGTGAAAGGGCTAGATAAACGGGTCGACGGCAACATTCTGATGGTGGCACCCGCTGATGAGCTAACGGCAAGAGAAGCACAAGAGCTTGAAGCGCAGAATAAGGTACAGACCTTGGTGCCGCTGTTTTCCGAGTTCATTCAAATCAATTATGCCAAGGCCAAAGATCTGGCGGAGCTGCTGAAAAGCAGTGGGGCCAGTTTGCTGTCCGAGCGCGGCACTGTGACCATTGATGAGCGCACCAATACCTTGCTGGTGCAAGATACCGAAGAAAAACTGGCGCAGGTGAAGAACCTTATTAAGGTGTTGGATGTGCCGGTTAAACAAGTATTGATTGAGTCACGCATCGTTACCGTTAAAGACAGTGTGGTGGAAGATTTGGGCGTTCGGCTCGGCTTTACCGATGCCAATGGCAGTAACAGCACCTCCGGTTCTTTGGAGGGCGCTTACTCGGCAGTAGATAGCACCAGCACCGCTGAGTTGTCTGACAGTTTGAATGTGAATTTGCCCGCCGCAGTGGACAACGCTGCTTCTATCGGT
Encoded here:
- a CDS encoding type IV pilus secretin PilQ; its protein translation is MALGLLWLLPMAQLQAASLVDVRENTLGKQGIELEFVMDGDFIEPRTRISYNPAELYIDFRGVSSKLALADIVVDAGGLDSITTTPINDGVRAVLHLKKLTAYQTKRVDNRYIVSLGQAITSANESEVANQQINAIKAIDFRRGKDGEGRMLVFMKNASAAVDVQQQGPRIVAEFLNTAIPEKLLYQLDVTDFATPVQSIETFKDGDKTRIVIKPTGHFTFKYQQSNNLFSLEVLPKKEPAKDKQRVAYDGKRISLNFQDIPVRTVLQIIADYNNFNLVTSDTVKGNITLRLDGVPWDQALDIVLKVKGLDKRVDGNILMVAPADELTAREAQELEAQNKVQTLVPLFSEFIQINYAKAKDLAELLKSSGASLLSERGTVTIDERTNTLLVQDTEEKLAQVKNLIKVLDVPVKQVLIESRIVTVKDSVVEDLGVRLGFTDANGSNSTSGSLEGAYSAVDSTSTAELSDSLNVNLPAAVDNAASIGFHIAKLADGKLLDLELSALEQENKGEIISNPRLTTANQKAAYIEQGTEIPYVQSTSSGATSVTFKKAVLSLQVTPQITPDNKIILDLVITEDTRGDTVQTATGSAVAIDTKEIGTQVLVDNGETIVLGGIFQQEKSRVVYKVPLLGDIPGLGWLFRNTSDSNVKSELLIFVTPRIVTEDME